The Cloeon dipterum chromosome 3, ieCloDipt1.1, whole genome shotgun sequence genome includes a region encoding these proteins:
- the LOC135941475 gene encoding glycerophosphocholine phosphodiesterase GPCPD1-like isoform X1, with amino-acid sequence MGDDSSSGEWQFCVRAVTAPGETLAVVGDCPQLGQWKLQGALDLHCGSEGNVWRGSTRLPRGQTINYRYMVCVLVPPDGERIMEEIRVVKKWETHPQPRYISQKIFESSEKRDELEEFGLVDGLQQVERGWLTSETVIQLKLFGEEPIKMWKRRLLNKQVLVKVTPVTISSGNAPDRLAKTSELSLDESMDTLELSGNSTEKNVWPITELSVINEDDCIFQTQSQFGKVYNPGDFFLYQIQVLFPENTAYLIDFYARNQGSNEEDVPTHVGFCYILPSTLKNSEGQVIVPITGLRHQPIGQLTVEYLKVAPLPHAVCDMKEVFSRYWSHTWCGLDVGHRGAGNSFKTQKIGMAEIRENTIASLTQAARHGADFVEFDVQLSRDLVPVIYHDFHVIISMKQKATYGESDFLTLPVKDLTLQQLHLLKGKDWPVPSKVLHFSCSEDASGRVYHLEEGKNQLNPRFFDEDLEDHQPFPTLQSALEKLNEHVGFNIEIKWTMQLKDGTYELYHPFDLNLYLDVVLETVLKHGGHRKIIFSCFHPDICTMIRLKQNKYPVMFLTQGATNKYPPYNDPRCHDIHGAMYFTKAAGILGVNAHTEDLLRDPSLVQAVRDAGLVLFCWGDDNNDTKTIKHLKSLGLHGVIYDKIDQLGCKEVKESIFLVEARESERQQIAALGIQNSPQSPVEPQGCSKESEEGPLLNLAPTAAASSSG; translated from the exons ATGGGCGATGATTCGAGCAGCGGCGAGTGGCAGTTTTGCGTGAGGGCAGTCACCGCACCCGGCGAGACCTTGGCAGTGGTCGGAGACTGTCCTCAACTGGGTCAATGGAAGCTTCAAGGCGCCTTGGATCTGCACTGCGGCTCGGAAGG GAATGTGTGGCGAGGCAGCACGCGGCTGCCGAGAGGACAGACCATCAACTACAGGTATATGGTCTGCGTGTTGGTTCCTCCGGACGGCGAGAGGATCATGGAGGAAATCAGGGTGGTGAAAAAGTGGGAAACCCACCCCCAACCAAGATACATTAGCCAGAAAA TTTTTGAAAGCTCCGAAAAACGCGATGAGTTGGAGGAGTTTGGGCTGGTAGATGGACTGCAGCAGGTCGAGCGCGGCTGGTTGACATCCGAGACGGTGATCCAGCTCAAACTTTTTGGCGAAGAACCCATCAAAATGTGGAAGAGGAGACTGCTTAATAAGCAG GTTTTAGTGAAGGTCACTCCTGTTACAATCAGCTCGGGCAATGCTCCTGACAGGCTGGCTAAAACCAGTGAACTGTCTTTGGATGAGAGCATGGACACGCTGGAGCTCTCTGGCAACAGCACGGAGAAGAACGTGTGGCCCATCACGGAACTATCG GTCATAAACGAGGATGACTGCATTTTCCAAACTCAGTCGCAGTTTGGAAAGGTTTACAACCCTGGAGACTTTTTCCTTTACCAAATTCAAGTGCTCTTTCCAGAAAATACG GCCTATCTTATTGACTTTTACGCTCGCAACCAAGGGTCAAATGAAGAAGATGTCCCAACTCATGTGGGCTTCTGCTACATCCTCCCAAGCACTTTGAAAAACAGCGAGGGACAGGTCATTGTGCCCATTACCGGCTTGCGGCATCAGCCAATCGGGCAACTGACTG TTGAATATCTGAAGGTTGCCCCACTGCCACATGCTGTGTGTGATATGAAAGAAGTCTTCAGCCGGTACTGGAGCCACACCTGGTGCGGCCTTGATGTTGGCCATAGAGGGGCTGGAAATTCGTTTAAAACTCAGAAAATCGG AATGGCCGAAATCCGAGAAAACACAATCGCGTCGCTGACCCAGGCGGCCCGCCACGGAGCGGATTTCGTGGAATTTGACGTCCAATTATCCCGAGACCTTGTGCCTGTTATCTACCATGACTTTCACGTCATTATTTCTATGAAGCAGAAAGCCACATACGGCGAAAGCGACTTCCTGACGCTCCCCGTTAAGGATTTAACTCTGCAACAGTTGCATCTTCTCAag GGCAAAGATTGGCCAGTGCCAAGTAAAGTTCTACATTTCAGTTGCAGCGAAGATGCTTCGGGCAGG GTGTATCATCTggaagaaggaaaaaatcaactcaATCCTCGATTCTTTGATGAAGATCTAGAGGACCATCAGCCATTTCCAACTCTTCAATCGGCTCTGGAGAAATTAAACGAGCATGTAGGATTCAATATTGAAATCAAATGGACCATGCAGCTGAAA GACGGAACTTACGAGCTGTATCATCCGTTTGATCTGAACTTGTACCTGGACGTAGTCTTAGAAACTGTGCTGAAGCACGGCGGGCAcagaaaaatcatattttcctGCTTTCACCCTGACATTTGCACCAT GATTCGTCTGAAGCAGAATAAGTATCCAGTAATGTTCCTGACGCAAGGAGCCACCAATAAGTATCCGCCGTACAATGACCCACGTTGCCATGACATTCACGGTGCCATGTACTTCACAAAGGCAGCAggaattttg GGTGTGAATGCGCACACAGAAGACTTGCTGCGCGATCCATCCCTTGTGCAGGCTGTGCGGGATGCAGGATTAGTTCTCTTTTGCTGGGGTGATGACAACAATGACACTAAAACTATCAAGCACCTCAAGTCACTTGGTCTCCATGGTGTGATTTATGACAA GATTGACCAACTGGGGTGCAAGGAAGTGAAAGAGAGCATTTTCTTGGTAGAAGCAAGAGAAAGCGAAAGGCAGCAGATTGCTGCGTTGGGCATTCAGAATTCGCCTCAGTCTCCAGTTGAGCCTCAGGGG TGCAGCAAAGAATCTGAAGAAGGGCCCCTCCTTAACCTAGCACCTACTGCTGCCGCTTCAAGCTCTGGCTAA
- the LOC135941474 gene encoding EF-hand domain-containing family member C2-like has translation MAMSKFKDFPILPGYKVDPNKEFRRKFNKSQHFGVHNDVCMLADVARPGHDGTLLLAEGQVQPAPKNHWLHFDKQVLKFDANCFEENGRMRKCQFFYYLEDDTIQVVEPRVTNSGCFQGTLIHRHRIPMPAKWQKNRENVAQVNSMAAHASGFFSVACLNVGNTLEIYGRRFVLTDCDKFTRLLLEKLGLAVPPNQTKLEPSVHVEGKPAHTKASSVPDERQFLQLDGLVLSFKAYWDDREQEGGLLHKLTLLYYLADDTLEVLFEDGSRMIKRQRLPKEDQVSVELGAPDQLPILNVMKGRKLLKDACPADGAFRRVDYVRDKELAIGATVSVFGRPVVLVSCDKFTQKYFNDRYRIEDFTPLKYPDDEARRPAKYPPRIHLPPYNGFGSYEDSAANCKSFKMKERQKDLTQFLTKDRQGNESHILRFAAKLKEGCEIRKFIISYYLSDDTVSIFEIFSPNTGYKGGKFLERCTLFKPNQDLINVDSAPASYNAGDFYIGAKIVVNRFEFIIHEADDYALTYMEKNCHEFPLSNSKLILNKIRPHLGLRYKELVSALMENDDHGQGVVAVRHFRDILEHLLPDEFLTEHEFETLLRRYAVPENQPPDLHLRSKVHSLLRRQLFKDMDLLKIELHERDHAKTGFLSRKNAWAACRSLPVPLPVDVLATVFDRIKMNSEGQIDYNDLLWYLDCENQPANLEIQNEGSIGFLFKNMPKKSKNDLSYKTFIAELDLDDDHLNQIS, from the exons atggcgatgtctaaatttaaagattttccaATTCTTCCAGGGTATAAAGTTGACCCTAAT AAAGAGTTCCGTCGTAAATTCAACAAGTCACAGCACTTTGGAGTTCACAACGATGTCTGCATGCTTGCTGATGTTGCGAGACCAGGTCACGACGGTACCTTGCTCCTGGCTGAAGGTCAAGTGCAGCCTGCACCAAAAAACCATTGGCTCCACTTCGACAAGCAA GTCCTGAAATTTGATGCTAATTGCTTTGAAGAAAACGGCAGGATGAGaaagtgtcaatttttttactatctCGAAGATGACACCATACAGGTAGTGGAACCCAGAGTGACAAACAGTGGCTGTTTCCAAG GCACCCTGATCCACCGCCACAGGATTCCCATGCCCGCAAAGTGGCAGAAAAACCGCGAAAACGTCGCGCAAGTGAACTCTATGGCTGCCCACGCCAGTGGCTTTTTTAGCGTAGCCTGTCTGAACGTTGGCAATACGCTGGAAATCTACGGTCGTCGATTTGTGCTCACCGACTGTGACAAGTTCACTCGTTTGCTGCTGGAAAAACTTGGCCTTGCTGTTCCACCGAATCAGACAAAACTTGAGCCTAG CGTTCATGTTGAAGGAAAACCCGCGCATACAAAAGCATCTTCTGTTCCGGATGAAAGGCAGTTTCTGCAGTTAGATGGCTTGGTGCTCAGTTTCAAAGCCTATTGGGACGACCGAGAGCAAGAAGGTGGCCTGCTGCACAAGCTCACCCTGTTGTACTATCTTGCGGACGACACCTTGGAGGTCTTGTTCGAGGACGGTAGCCGGATGATCAAGCGCCAGCGCTTGCCCAAGGAGGATCAGGTGTCCGTCGAGCTGGGCGCTCCTGATCAGCTGCCCATCCTGAACGTGATGAAGGGCAGGAAGCTTCTGAAAGACGCTTGCCCTGCGGACGGAGCCTTCCGGAGGGTCGACTATGTCCGTGACAAGGAGTTGGCGATCGGGGCCACGGTGAGCGTATTCGGCCGCCCCGTGGTGCTTGTCAGCTGCGACAAATTCACGCAAAAGTACTTCAATGATCGATATAGAATAg AGGACTTTACCCCGCTGAAATATCCTGATGATGAGGCACGGCGGCCGGCCAAGTATCCGCCAAGAATACATCTGCCTCCCTACAACGGATTTGGTTCGTACGAAGATTCAGCAGCAAACTGCAAAAGCTtcaaaatgaaagaaagacAAAAGGATTTGACTCAGTTTCTCACAAAGGACAG ACAGGGAAATGAGAGTCACATTTTGCGATTTGCAGCGAAATTGAAGGAAGGTTGTGAAATTCGGAAGTTTATCATATCCTATTACCTGAGTGATGATACGGTCTcgattttcgaaattttctcACCAAATActg gctATAAGGGTGGAAAGTTCCTGGAACGGTGCACTCTGTTCAAACCGAATCAAGACCTGATTAACGTGGACAGCGCACCTGCAAGTTACAACGCAGGAGATTTCTACATCGGTGCTAAAATTGTGGTCAATCGGTTTGAGTTTATTATCCACGAAGCTGACGACTATGCTCTCACGTACATGGAGAAAAATTGCCACGAATTTCCACTGAGCAACAGCAAACTGATCCTGAACAAAATCAGACCCCACCTTGGCCTCAGGTACAAAGAGCTCGTCTCTGCTCTTATGGAGAACGATGACCACGGCCAAGGTGTGGTGGCAGTGCGACATTTCAG AGACATCCTGGAGCACCTTCTTCCTGATGAATTCCTCACGGAACACGAGTTTGAAACTTTGCTGCGCAGATACGCCGTGCCCGAAAACCAGCCACCTGATCTGCATTTAAG ATCAAAGGTGCACTCGCTCCTCCGCCGGCAGTTGTTCAAAGACATGGATTTGCTGAAGATCGAGCTGCACGAAAGGGACCATGCCAAAACTGGATTTTTGAGCAGGAAAAATGCTTGGGCCGCGTGCAGAAGTCTGCCTGTGCCGTTACCAGTTGACGTTCTGGCCACAGTTTTCGACAG GATAAAAATGAACAGTGAGGGCCAGATTGATTATAATGATCTGCTGTGGTACTTGGATTGCGAAAATCAGCCTGCAAACCTGGAGATTCAGAATGAAGGG TCGATTggatttctatttaaaaatatgccgAAGAAAAGCAAGAACGATCTGAGCTACAAGACTTTCATTGCGGAGCTGGACCTGGATGACGAtcatttgaatcaaatttcatga
- the LOC135941480 gene encoding ADP-ribosylation factor-like protein 2-binding protein translates to MDISSSGLHSEDLENLIESNSNRATIQFDEVIGHIEDIIIGPTFKNIRDAFMDQNYYHFEDSEENKLIYTDIFQSYIQLVEAHLESELTRRIPELNFASFFNEIGHHKNELDGEVFELLRSFADFLSFKQMMIDYKCAKLSDELSGAIVVVGSAMNRNQ, encoded by the exons ATGGATATTTCAAGCAGTGGACTGCATTCAGaggatttggaaaatttgattgaatctAATTCAAACAGAGCAACCATCCAGTTTGATGAAGTCATCGGTCACATTGAGGATATCATTATAG GTCCTACCTTCAAAAATATCCGAGATGCGTTCATGGACCAAAATTACTATCACTTTGAAGACTCCGAAGAAAACAAACTAATTTACACAGACATCTTCCAGAGCTAT attcagTTGGTTGAAGCACATTTAGAGAGCGAATTAACAAGGAGAATCCCAGAACTCAATTTTGCGTCATTTTTCAACGAGATTGG CcatcataaaaatgaattggaTGGAGAAGTTTTCGAGCTGCTGCGGAGTTTTGCAGACTTTTTGTCTTTCAAGCAAATGATGATCGACTACAAATGT GCTAAACTATCTGACGAGTTGAGTGGTGCCATTGTTGTGGTTGGATCAGCAATGAATcggaatcaataa
- the LOC135941475 gene encoding glycerophosphocholine phosphodiesterase GPCPD1-like isoform X2, producing the protein MGDDSSSGEWQFCVRAVTAPGETLAVVGDCPQLGQWKLQGALDLHCGSEGNVWRGSTRLPRGQTINYRYMVCVLVPPDGERIMEEIRVVKKWETHPQPRYISQKIFESSEKRDELEEFGLVDGLQQVERGWLTSETVIQLKLFGEEPIKMWKRRLLNKQVLVKVTPVTISSGNAPDRLAKTSELSLDESMDTLELSGNSTEKNVWPITELSVINEDDCIFQTQSQFGKVYNPGDFFLYQIQVLFPENTAYLIDFYARNQGSNEEDVPTHVGFCYILPSTLKNSEGQVIVPITGLRHQPIGQLTVEYLKVAPLPHAVCDMKEVFSRYWSHTWCGLDVGHRGAGNSFKTQKIGMAEIRENTIASLTQAARHGADFVEFDVQLSRDLVPVIYHDFHVIISMKQKATYGESDFLTLPVKDLTLQQLHLLKVYHLEEGKNQLNPRFFDEDLEDHQPFPTLQSALEKLNEHVGFNIEIKWTMQLKDGTYELYHPFDLNLYLDVVLETVLKHGGHRKIIFSCFHPDICTMIRLKQNKYPVMFLTQGATNKYPPYNDPRCHDIHGAMYFTKAAGILGVNAHTEDLLRDPSLVQAVRDAGLVLFCWGDDNNDTKTIKHLKSLGLHGVIYDKIDQLGCKEVKESIFLVEARESERQQIAALGIQNSPQSPVEPQGCSKESEEGPLLNLAPTAAASSSG; encoded by the exons ATGGGCGATGATTCGAGCAGCGGCGAGTGGCAGTTTTGCGTGAGGGCAGTCACCGCACCCGGCGAGACCTTGGCAGTGGTCGGAGACTGTCCTCAACTGGGTCAATGGAAGCTTCAAGGCGCCTTGGATCTGCACTGCGGCTCGGAAGG GAATGTGTGGCGAGGCAGCACGCGGCTGCCGAGAGGACAGACCATCAACTACAGGTATATGGTCTGCGTGTTGGTTCCTCCGGACGGCGAGAGGATCATGGAGGAAATCAGGGTGGTGAAAAAGTGGGAAACCCACCCCCAACCAAGATACATTAGCCAGAAAA TTTTTGAAAGCTCCGAAAAACGCGATGAGTTGGAGGAGTTTGGGCTGGTAGATGGACTGCAGCAGGTCGAGCGCGGCTGGTTGACATCCGAGACGGTGATCCAGCTCAAACTTTTTGGCGAAGAACCCATCAAAATGTGGAAGAGGAGACTGCTTAATAAGCAG GTTTTAGTGAAGGTCACTCCTGTTACAATCAGCTCGGGCAATGCTCCTGACAGGCTGGCTAAAACCAGTGAACTGTCTTTGGATGAGAGCATGGACACGCTGGAGCTCTCTGGCAACAGCACGGAGAAGAACGTGTGGCCCATCACGGAACTATCG GTCATAAACGAGGATGACTGCATTTTCCAAACTCAGTCGCAGTTTGGAAAGGTTTACAACCCTGGAGACTTTTTCCTTTACCAAATTCAAGTGCTCTTTCCAGAAAATACG GCCTATCTTATTGACTTTTACGCTCGCAACCAAGGGTCAAATGAAGAAGATGTCCCAACTCATGTGGGCTTCTGCTACATCCTCCCAAGCACTTTGAAAAACAGCGAGGGACAGGTCATTGTGCCCATTACCGGCTTGCGGCATCAGCCAATCGGGCAACTGACTG TTGAATATCTGAAGGTTGCCCCACTGCCACATGCTGTGTGTGATATGAAAGAAGTCTTCAGCCGGTACTGGAGCCACACCTGGTGCGGCCTTGATGTTGGCCATAGAGGGGCTGGAAATTCGTTTAAAACTCAGAAAATCGG AATGGCCGAAATCCGAGAAAACACAATCGCGTCGCTGACCCAGGCGGCCCGCCACGGAGCGGATTTCGTGGAATTTGACGTCCAATTATCCCGAGACCTTGTGCCTGTTATCTACCATGACTTTCACGTCATTATTTCTATGAAGCAGAAAGCCACATACGGCGAAAGCGACTTCCTGACGCTCCCCGTTAAGGATTTAACTCTGCAACAGTTGCATCTTCTCAag GTGTATCATCTggaagaaggaaaaaatcaactcaATCCTCGATTCTTTGATGAAGATCTAGAGGACCATCAGCCATTTCCAACTCTTCAATCGGCTCTGGAGAAATTAAACGAGCATGTAGGATTCAATATTGAAATCAAATGGACCATGCAGCTGAAA GACGGAACTTACGAGCTGTATCATCCGTTTGATCTGAACTTGTACCTGGACGTAGTCTTAGAAACTGTGCTGAAGCACGGCGGGCAcagaaaaatcatattttcctGCTTTCACCCTGACATTTGCACCAT GATTCGTCTGAAGCAGAATAAGTATCCAGTAATGTTCCTGACGCAAGGAGCCACCAATAAGTATCCGCCGTACAATGACCCACGTTGCCATGACATTCACGGTGCCATGTACTTCACAAAGGCAGCAggaattttg GGTGTGAATGCGCACACAGAAGACTTGCTGCGCGATCCATCCCTTGTGCAGGCTGTGCGGGATGCAGGATTAGTTCTCTTTTGCTGGGGTGATGACAACAATGACACTAAAACTATCAAGCACCTCAAGTCACTTGGTCTCCATGGTGTGATTTATGACAA GATTGACCAACTGGGGTGCAAGGAAGTGAAAGAGAGCATTTTCTTGGTAGAAGCAAGAGAAAGCGAAAGGCAGCAGATTGCTGCGTTGGGCATTCAGAATTCGCCTCAGTCTCCAGTTGAGCCTCAGGGG TGCAGCAAAGAATCTGAAGAAGGGCCCCTCCTTAACCTAGCACCTACTGCTGCCGCTTCAAGCTCTGGCTAA
- the SmD2 gene encoding probable small nuclear ribonucleoprotein Sm D2, translated as MAAPPPTLLTKPKSEMTPEELSKREEEEFNTGPLSVLTQSVKNNTQVLINCRNNKKLLARVKAFDRHCNMVLENVKEMWTELPRTGKSKKKAKPVNKDRFISKMFLRGDSVILVLRNPLATAAGK; from the exons ATGGC TGCACCACCACCAACTCTTTTAACAAAGCCGAAGTCAGAAATGACCCCTGAAGAGCTGTCAAAGCGCGAAGAAGAAGAATTCAACACTGGACCTTTGTCTGTACTCACACAAAGTGTGAAGAACAACACTCAAGTCCTTATCAATTGCCGGAACAACAAGAAATTGTTGGCTAGAGTCAAAGCCTTTGACCGTCACTGCAACATGGTCCTTGAAAATGTTAAGGAAATGTGGACCGAGCTTCCCAGAACCGGCAAGAGTAAGAAAAAG GCAAAGCCTGTAAACAAGGATCGTTTCATCTCCAAAATGTTCTTGCGTGGCGATTCAGTTATTCTCGTCCTGAGAAACCCACTGGCCACCGCCGCAGGAAAATAA
- the TfIIEalpha gene encoding general transcription factor IIE subunit 1 translates to MEKLVTEVPSSLKQLARLIVRGFYNIEDALIIDMLVRNPCMKEDDICELLKFERKMLRSRISTLKNDKFIQVRLKMETGPDGKAQKVNYYFINYKTFVNVVKYKLDLMHKRLETVERDATSRASFRCPECCKTFTDLEADQLFNCATQEFRCTYCRSLVEEDQSALPKKDSRLMLARFNEQMETIYLLLKEVDGIKLAPEVLEPEPTELNTILGNKAVGGPKPPADGEAWSGEATRGHGFQVDETRVDISIDDNEDKVDKTNKKERPVWLVESTITQNVVLEPDVTETIEPVTNEKVKGQEDIMSVLLANEKKPDSYNVHGQKQEDSGSEASGDESAMRSLGMPTNLLNDEVDVAMMDDDDDDDEMTPTVMVNGNPVPLLEVNDSVIARMSASEKEAYIQTYQDYYSHIYE, encoded by the exons ATGGAGAAGTTGGTCACTGAAGTGCCCAGCAGCCTGAAACAATTGGCGAGGCTGATTGTTCGAGGCTTCTACAACATTGAGGACGCCCTGATTATCGACATGCTCGTCCGAAATCCTT GTATGAAGGAAGATGACATCTGTGAACTGCTCAAGTTTGAGCGAAAGATGCTTCGTTCTCGAATCAGCACCCTGAAAAACGACAAATTCATTCAAGTAAGACTGAAAATGGAGACGGGGCCTGATGGCAAGGCACAAAAAGTTAactattatttcataaattataag ACCTTTGTCAATGttgtaaaatacaaattggaTCTGATGCACAAGAGACTGGAGACTGTTGAGAGAGATGCGACAAGCAGGGCGAGTTTCCGTTGTCCAGAATGCTGCAAAACTTTCACTGACTTGGAAGCGGACCAGTTGTTCAACTGTGCCACCCAAGAGTTCAG atGTACCTATTGCAGATCACTTGTGGAGGAGGATCAATCAGCACTGCCGAAGAAGGACTCGCGCCTCATGTTAGCCCGCTTCAACGAACAGATGGAGACCATCTACTTGCTCCTGAAGGAAGTGGACGGCATCAAGCTGGCGCCAGAGGTGTTGGAGCCAGAACCGACAGAGCTCAACACCATTTTGGGCAACAAAGCTGTCGGAGGACCTAAGCCCCCTGCGGATGGTGAAGCGTGGTCAGGAGAGGCTACAAGAGGACATGGCTTTCAG GTGGACGAGACAAGGGTTGACATCTCTATTGACGACAATGAAGATAAGGTTGACAAAACTAACAAGAAGGAGCGTCCTGTTTGGCTGGTCGAAAGCACCATCACTCAAAATGTTGTACTTGAG ccTGATGTCACTGAAACAATTGAACCGGTGACCAATGAAAAGGTCAAGGGTCAAGAGGATATCATGTCTGTGCTGCTGGCAAACGAGAAGAAGCCAGACTCATACAATGTGCACGGTCAGAAGCAAGAGGACAGCGGATCCGAGGCCAGTGGTGACGAAAGTGCCATGAGAAGTCTGGGAATGCCTACCAACCTGCTGAATGACG AAGTTGATGTTGCGATGATGGAtgacgacgatgatgatgatgagatGACTCCAACTGTGATGGTCAATGGGAACCCAGTACCGCTGCTGGAGGTCAATGACTCCGTTATTGCGAGAATGAGTGCTTCTGAGAAAGAAGCCTACATACAGACTTACCAAGATTATTACTCCCACATATATGAGTGA
- the LOC135941479 gene encoding uncharacterized protein LOC135941479, with protein sequence MRATRKRTVQKYFYDSLSGQRKWQKREVFELMRIYESHAYLFGVMSSDEDVWILIASALRENGIQVTARQVSTKWARMRETFKKIGEADHSSAGATKELHKPSKMVSFDEKDVVEQFLLAKADDDDPRGRSFLSQSRTRSKPSYLAGGGVGRQLDDYETLKAMYKLSLLRN encoded by the exons ATGAGAGCCACAAGGAAAAGAACGgtccagaaatatttttacgattcCCTGAGCG GGCAAAGAAAATGGCAGAAAAGGGAGGTGTTCGAACTGATGAGGATTTACGAAAGTCACGCATACTTATTTGGTGTCATGTCCTCCGACGAAGACGTTTGGATTTTGATCGCCTCCGCTTTACGAGAAAACGGAATCCAg GTGACAGCGCGACAGGTGAGCACAAAGTGGGCACGCATGAGAGAGACGTTTAAGAAGATCGGCGAGGCAGACCACTCGAGCGCCGGGGCAACAAAAGAGCTCCACAAGCCTTCGAAGATGGTTTCTTTTGACGAGAAGGACGTCGTCGAGCAATTCCTGCTGGCCAaagccgacgacgacgacccACGGGGTCGCTCGTTCTTATCGCAATCGCGCACTCGCTCAAAGCCCAGCTACTtggccggcggcggcgtggGCAGACAGCTCGACGACTACGAGACACTCAAAGCCATGTACAAACTTAGCCTGCTGAGGAATTGA